TTTGTCTAACTGTGTAATTTGTCTAACGGTGTGAGACTAACCCGACGGTGGTTAGTTATTGAAGATCTGAACCCTGTGGAAATATGAACACTCAAACCAAACGGCTTTATCGCCAACTGCTTGTAGCTACCTTATTAATGGGTGGCACTTTTAACATGACTGCACCTGTTTTGGCGCAGGCTGTACCGACTGCACCACTCACGGGTGCGGGAACTGAGATCAAAAACAAAGCGACTGCTACTTATGAAGACCCCAGTAACCCTGGTACGATAAATGCAACTTCTAACGAAGTGACTATCACAGTAGCAGAGGTTGCAGGTATCGCTGTTGTTGGTTCGACACCTGTTGACAGGAACGGTAGTAGTGTCTCCAACGGAGATATTTTAGACTTCGACTTTACAATTACTAACGTCGGTAACGATACCACTGCTATCTACATTCCAGGCAAGACAATCCTAAATACAGGAGGTCGTATTGTCGGCGGTCAAATCGGTAGTACAGCTGGAGCCAATAGCGTTTATATCGTTAGAATTAACGGCAACACGCTGACAACTCCAGTTGCCGTTCCTGATGCTGGCGTTCAATCAGATAATGCTGCATTTATCCTAGCTATTCAAGGCGCAGGCTATGCTGCTTTTGATGGCTCGATTGATGTCAACCAAGAGATAGTAGTACGAGTTCCTGTCACAGTGACAGAAACCGTAGCAACTAATCCAATTAGCGTGCAATTCGGTAACACTGCCGATCCTGGAACGCAGAATCGCCAGAACATCCTATATGCAGCCGATGCCACTACTGATGATGATGTGCGGACTGCTGACATATCCGAACCGGCTCCTAGAAATTTAGGTCCTGCAAATGGAGAACGGGAAGCAGCAGCATTCCAATCGATTCCTTTAGGAACGCAGGTCACTACCCGCGCTCTAGCAACTGTACTCAAGACTCGCTCTCTACATACTCCTAATACTTCAGCGCTCGATGACGACCAGATTCGTTACCGTTTAGACTTGCGCGTTGAAGGCTCCTATCCCAATGCCTCCTCCTTTGCTGTAGGTAACTTGGAAGGAACGGCTCTGGCTAACGCCATTACGGGTGCAGGCGCTCCTACTGGAGCTGTGATTTTAGTTTCTGATGTCATTCCTACAAATACAGTTTTGGATGCTGGCTTCTTACCAACCGCACCTTCAGGCTGGACTGTAGTGTATAGTAATGACGATCCTGCGGCGGCTAACGCTACAGCCCTCAGTGCCAACTGGACAACCACTGCACCTACAAATCAGGCTCAGGCAGATTTAGTGAAGCGGATTGGTATTGTCCGTACTGGCTCAATGACTGCTGGATCTTCTACACTTACCGATACAAATGGCTTCCAGTTCCAGGTAAGGACAGCCACGGGCTTCGCTGGTGGTCAAATCCTCAACATTGCTCAAGCCTTCGGTCATACCCAAGGAGATAGCGATCTTAACCGGATTATCTATGATGAGTCCGGCGACCAATTCCCCAATAACTTTGAGGGTACGACAACTCCTTACGCTGACGGTGCAGGTGGCTTCGATCCTGCTAATGATGACGGTATAGCTCTTGCTACTTACGGTAGTGACCCCAGCAACCAACCTGTAAATAACCCACAGAGTAACCTGGGTACGGGTAGTGATGGTGAAGTTAACCTACTTTCCATTGACGCACCTGGTAGCATTTTGACCGGACCTAGAGGAGTTCCAGGGGCAACAGGTCCAGGAAACTCCAATCAGACTGACTACGTGAACCAGTCAATTTCGCCGCCAGTGGGTAAAGATCCTGCCGTTGCGCTCACAAATGCAGAAACTCTCGATCTTGTTTTCAATAACACGGTCAGAAACCCCAACTCGCTTGGACTCAACAACGTAGTTCTGAAGCCAATTCCCGCTGAACAAGCCGATTACGCAGCAGATAACACGGCTGCTAACCAGCAAGACCCCAATACTGGTTATGGTACGAATGCAACCTTACCAAATGGTACGACTGTCAAGATCGAGTATGGTGGACAATCAGCCACTTATACATGGAATGGCAGTACCTTTAGCACTACTGATACACCAATTAAAATTACTACGCTCAACGGTCAGGTCAGCCTTGACTACACAGTAACAGTAAATCTTGGCGATGGCGCTGCTCAAAATGCTGCATATCCAGTAGCGATCGTGGCATTTGTCGATGAAGAT
This window of the Chroococcidiopsis thermalis PCC 7203 genome carries:
- a CDS encoding beta strand repeat-containing protein, whose translation is MNTQTKRLYRQLLVATLLMGGTFNMTAPVLAQAVPTAPLTGAGTEIKNKATATYEDPSNPGTINATSNEVTITVAEVAGIAVVGSTPVDRNGSSVSNGDILDFDFTITNVGNDTTAIYIPGKTILNTGGRIVGGQIGSTAGANSVYIVRINGNTLTTPVAVPDAGVQSDNAAFILAIQGAGYAAFDGSIDVNQEIVVRVPVTVTETVATNPISVQFGNTADPGTQNRQNILYAADATTDDDVRTADISEPAPRNLGPANGEREAAAFQSIPLGTQVTTRALATVLKTRSLHTPNTSALDDDQIRYRLDLRVEGSYPNASSFAVGNLEGTALANAITGAGAPTGAVILVSDVIPTNTVLDAGFLPTAPSGWTVVYSNDDPAAANATALSANWTTTAPTNQAQADLVKRIGIVRTGSMTAGSSTLTDTNGFQFQVRTATGFAGGQILNIAQAFGHTQGDSDLNRIIYDESGDQFPNNFEGTTTPYADGAGGFDPANDDGIALATYGSDPSNQPVNNPQSNLGTGSDGEVNLLSIDAPGSILTGPRGVPGATGPGNSNQTDYVNQSISPPVGKDPAVALTNAETLDLVFNNTVRNPNSLGLNNVVLKPIPAEQADYAADNTAANQQDPNTGYGTNATLPNGTTVKIEYGGQSATYTWNGSTFSTTDTPIKITTLNGQVSLDYTVTVNLGDGAAQNAAYPVAIVAFVDEDNNNEFSRNSTTPTAESIFNLKVDRTYTGFVKLTKEARILDDAGNPITVDATGAAIADPDGFTTNPARPQPGWKIEYRISYENISTPASTGGSGSVQLSASNFKIFEDGTGDTTNPRNGTWAATTEHVQTKAVGTQGTVSFYNTTIDTINPGSGVPEALTNTGYVNFIGSLAPNGTAGTPQGNFKFQRLVK